The Novipirellula caenicola genome includes the window ATTTGCTATCAAAACAGCGTAACGTTGTTTTGGTCAGCCGCGAGGAGGATGTTGGGGTGTTGAAAGTCCTGTGAAGTTTGAATCACAGGCGGGAGTGCTGGGACCACCGGCAACAAAGCACCGTGTACAAGTACCACGCGTTTTTGTTGTGCAGGCAATCTTAACGCGACCGGTATCATTGAAGTCTCACCGCGAAGAAGGAGAGTCGCGTTGAACCGCCTCTTAAACGCAAATGGCCTCGTAATGGCACGCCGTCCTCTCGTGGGACACCGACAACCGATAGGTTTATTCACCTATGCGGTTAGTCTAGGCATTCTTTACTCACTGGCGTCATCGACGACCGTATCGGCTCAACTGCCAATGCCGCCTGGTGCTGCCCCGCAATCACCAAGCAGCCTCGCTGCCTCGGGAACCCCGAGTGTTGCGACCGAGCAACTCATTGCTCAGACTCGCGACGCGATGAGTCGTAAAGACTATCGCAACGCAGTCGAGCTGTTCCGGCATTCGGTCGCCTCGGTGACCCAAGCGCCTCAGATGGCATCGCAAGTGGAAAAGCTTCGTGGCGAACTGCTCGCCGTCGGCTTTGATCGCGAATTGCTGTCGATGCCCCCGACCACACCGCGGCCCGCGACGGCCAATCTCGCAAACGACCCACCGTCGATGCAACGATTGCCGAACGTCGCAGATGCTCAGCCGATCGGAGGCACGTCGGATGTCGCCGCACGAAAACGAGAGGCCCTGCGATTGCTTGCGATCGGACGTGCTTCGCTTGATCGAGGTGACGCCTCGACCGCGTTGACGCTGGCTCGACAAGCCCAATCGCTGAACGTCCCTGAGCGTGAATTCACCACTGGCGAACCTCGCGTTTGGCAGCTGCTGTTGGATGCCGAATCGGCCGCACGCAAAAGCGGAGTATCGCTGACCAGCGGCACTTCGCCCGCGACCGGTTCCCCGGTGCGTCAAGCTGGTGCAACCAGCGACGATGTCAATTCGGGTGCGGTGGCTCAGATGCTGTTCAACGGTGACCAACCCACCAATGGCATTTCGCAAGTACAAAACACAGAACCACTGCCGTCGAGCAACTCGAGCGTTGCCACACAAGCCTATCAAGACGGATTGGACTTGCTGACTCGCGGTAACAAGGTCGCCGCTCGCGAAAAATTCCTGGAAGCGTGGAAACACGAAGCCGAGCTGGATCTGGAAACCCGCCGTCAACTGAAAGACAAATTGACGTTATTGCAATCCAACAGCATTGGATCGATGACGCCCAAAGATCCTTCGGCACCGTTGACGCCGATCGAGCAGGCTCAGATTGAAAACCAAGAAAAGACACGTCGCATGTATCGCGAAGTGACTTCGGAATTGGCCAAGGCTCACGAATCGAAAACGACCGCACCGATGGACGTTTTGGATCAACTCGATCGACTAAAGCGACGCGTCGAGACATCGGATCTGGACGAAGCAAGCCGACGATCGTTGACCGTGATGGTCGACAAGGCCTTGCGAGAGCAACAACAGTATGTCGAAAACAACCGAGCCGACATCGAATTGGAACTTGAAAATGAAACCGTCCGCACCACGATGGCGACCCAATCGCAACGTGAAGCCGCGGTGGATGACGAGATCGCGACGTTGGTCGAAGAATTCAACCAATTGATCGAAGAGCGACGTTTCAACGAAGCCGAAGTGGTTGCCAAGCAAGTCGCGGAATTGAAGCCAGGTTCGCCGATCGCGATCACGATGTTCCACAACGCCCGAATGCAAGTTCGCCGTTTGATGAACCAAGAGATCAGCGACGCCAAGGAAGACGCCTTCGTCACCAACATGCTTGACGTGGAACGAGCGTCGATCGGAATCGATCCTGAACGCAACTTTGCTCTGCCCGACGCACGCGTCTGGGAAGACCTGTCGCGACGTCGATTGGCCAATACCGGCGGCGACCAACGCCTCAGTGCTCGCGAGCAAGAGATCACGCGTTCGCTTGCGACCGACGTGAACGTTAAATACCGCAACCGTCCACTGCACGAAGTGCTCGACGAACTGTCCGCCGTCACCGGCGTGCCGATCGTGATGGATAGCCGATCGTTGTCGGCCGTCCGAGTGACTCCCGATACTCCGGTGAATTTGAATCTGCAAAAGAGCATTCCGCTAAAGAGTGCATTGAGCTTGATTCTGACGAACTTGGAACTGACGTATGTGGTCGAAAACGACGTACTGAACATCACCAGCCTCGAAGCCAAGCGAAGCAAGGTCTATCCAAAGACCTATCGTGTGACCGACTTGGTCACTCCGATCCCGAACTTCACGAGCAGCTACGAAGATGGATTGGCAGGAGCTCTGCGAGCGGCCTACCAGATGTCCAGCCCGCATAGCGATGTCCAGATCATGCCGGTTTCGCCCACGGACCTGGGTCGCGGAATGGCCGCCAGTATGTCGCCGTCACAGATGGCACCGAACATGTTAGGTCAATTTGCACCGATGGGTTCGCAAGGAGGCTTCGGCCCAGGCAACCCGCCCACCGCCGCCGCTGGCGGACGTGGGGGCAGCTCGTTTGCTGACTTTGGTTCGCTGATGACCCTGATTGAAACGACCGTGGTACCGGACACTTGGGAAGCCCTTGGCGGCCCGAGCACGATGGCTCCGTACCCACAAAACTTGAGTCTGGTCATCAGCACGACCAGTGACGTGCACGACCAGATCACCGACCTGTTGACGACGCTGCGTCGTCTGCAGAACCTGCAGATCACGATCGAAGTTCGCTTCATCACGCTTTCGGATACGTTCTTTGAACAGATCGGTGTCGACTTTGACGTCCAATTCGATGACAACACCAACGGGTTGCCTCAAGACGACTCGGGACCTGGGGTCACGATCGGCTTCAACGGCCCTGGTGGAATCACCTCGGACTTGGACGTGCAATTCCAGAACAACAACTTTGGGGTCACGCCACCGTTCAGTGCTCCTGACGCCGGTGCGATCTCGACGCTTGGATTTGCGATCCTCAGCGACATCGAAGCCTTCTTCTTCTTGCAAGCCGCTCAGGGCGACAGCCGTAACAACGTCATGCAAGCTCCGAAGGTCACGCTGTTCGATGGTCAGTTTGCAACGATCAGCGACGTGTCGCAGCGACCGTTCGTTACCAGTATCACGCCGGTCGTCGGTGACTTTGCCGTCGCCCAGCAACCGGTCATCGTGGTGCTCAACGAAGGCACTCAGTTGAACGTGCAAGGGATCGTCAGCGATGACAAACGGTTCGTCCGCCTGACGCTGGTTCCGTTCTTTAGCCAGATCGGCGACGTCGACACGTTCACCTTCGAAGGCCGACGCTCGACGAACACCGACAGCAACACGACTCGCGACACCAACGGTGACGGCGTGATCGACGAAAACGACGAAACCGACTCGGACACCTCCAGCGACATTGTCGAAGGTACCACGGTCCAGTTGCCGACGTTCGCCTTCACGCAGGTCAGCACGACGGTCAGTGTGCCGGACGGTGGTACGATTCTGCTGGGCGGGATCAAGCGTCTTGCCGAAGGTCGATCCGAACGCGGTTTGCCATTCTTGAGCAAGATTCCTTACATCAGCCGACTGTTCCGCAACGTTGCGACGGGCCGGGATGCACGAAGCTTGATGTTGATGGTGACACCACGAATCATCATCCAAGAGGAAGAAGAGATCGCTCAAACCGGATTCGACCCCAACCGCTAACGTTGGCAACCAATCCAAAGCGATAACAAAAACGAAAAACGCCGGACGGAAACGCCCGGCGTTTTTTCGTGTTTACTGAGCAGCGTTGTTGCTGTCGCTCGTGGATCGAACCCACGCAACGGGTTGCGCCCGATAAGGTTAAAAGATGGAAGGTTAAAAAAGGGGGACGCATGAATGGTTCGTCACGGCTGCGAACTCCCATCTTCGGAATTGGCAGCATGTTTGGTTTGCGCGGGTTTGATTCCTTAGTCGCGAAGCGACGGCAGGCTGTAGCCTGGGACGTAAGTCCCAGGAAAATGGAGCGAACGCGCCGTGAGCCACGAAGTGACGACAGGAGTTTTTCGGCATCGCACGGAGGTCACGCAACGAATTCATGCCGTCGCTTCGCGACTTTCGATGTCCCCCATACCCAAACCCCGGACTGGCGTCCGGGGCTAAAACCTGCCACCGCTTCGCGGTTCAGGAAGAAAATCTGCGTGATCAAAATGCACCGTCAACCCCAAAGATTTAGTGACCACGGTCTAACCACGCCAATACTAAGATTTTTTGCCGGACATCTTTTGCCAAAACCTTGCTGCTGTCCGATCGGGTCACGGTTGATGATGCAACGCGTCCTCGCACGTGTACAGTAAAATAATACGCTCGGTGGAAACACGGCGGGTTCACCGTCACTTGCACCGAAGCCGGCTTGTGAGATTTTCCAAAAACAACATTTACCACCCTGGCTCGGTGATGTGTAACGCTCTGCCGAAACTCGAAACTTATGAATGCGAAACTAAGTCGATGGAGATACGCTCTAGCCATCTTCGCAATTAGCGGGGTTGCACTTTCTGCTGCGATCTATCCTCGCTTAGCTCGCTATCGTTCGTACAACAAAATCGTTAGCCGGACGGATGCGGATTTGAACCTCACGCCTCAGCCGATGGATTTTGTGGTAGGTCATTCAGATGATGTTATGCACCTGGCGATCGGCTATGCGGATATTGGGTTGCCCAGAAACTGGGCAATGGCGATCACGACTCATGGCCCCGAACAAAATGCGATCCAGATAGGAGGAGATGCTGGCGAAAACATCGTTTTTATGCCCCCGTTTTTTGATGCACAGCTTTCTGCAGACGGCAACTATTCTTGGACGTGTAGTGAATTGAATTCACATCGGGTGTCGTTGGCAAAAATCTTCATGATGTCGAAGTCGGAATTCACGGAACTGATGGGCTATACGGTTTCCAAATCGCTCAACCGATACAATCAAAATGGCATTGGTTGCTTTGCCACGGAACATGTCCGCGGTTTCATCCATTTTGGGCCACAGGCCGAACCCGGTAATGTTCACATCAAGGCCTGGTCAAACCGAGGAAAACTGTCCCAGGGCATATTGATTTCATCGCGCAACGCAGAAACGGCTTCAAAGATCACTCAATGCGTAGTTGCGAACCTTAAATACTCGATCGATGACGTACCAACAGGAGACGTACTCCAAACTTTGATTCGCAGCAAACTGGGAAAACACGACCTTTTTCGCGAAACGACTGACGAGCAATGAATCTTCTGAGAGCCGAGAGCAACGGGGACAGAACATTTGAACGGGGTAAGCAAAGATCAATAGCTATCATCTCTCGACGCCAGCTACCCGCCCGAGGGTTAGCTCTGTCCCTGGCTTTTCGCGCAGGTCTGCAGAGGTCTTTCGGGTCTTTTAGCCGCATTGGCTAACGCTGGGATGCAACCATCCACGCTCTGGCGAGCGTAGCTACCCTGCGGTAAACGTCGGGCAAAAACATAGCCCAGAGTGCGACACAATCTCTGCAAGTGTGCCGGCCTCCGGCCTTGCGGTGTAGGTCGCCTCTAAACCGTTGGCTAACGCCAACGGCAGTTCATGTGTCGGC containing:
- a CDS encoding type II secretion system protein GspD, with product MSRKDYRNAVELFRHSVASVTQAPQMASQVEKLRGELLAVGFDRELLSMPPTTPRPATANLANDPPSMQRLPNVADAQPIGGTSDVAARKREALRLLAIGRASLDRGDASTALTLARQAQSLNVPEREFTTGEPRVWQLLLDAESAARKSGVSLTSGTSPATGSPVRQAGATSDDVNSGAVAQMLFNGDQPTNGISQVQNTEPLPSSNSSVATQAYQDGLDLLTRGNKVAAREKFLEAWKHEAELDLETRRQLKDKLTLLQSNSIGSMTPKDPSAPLTPIEQAQIENQEKTRRMYREVTSELAKAHESKTTAPMDVLDQLDRLKRRVETSDLDEASRRSLTVMVDKALREQQQYVENNRADIELELENETVRTTMATQSQREAAVDDEIATLVEEFNQLIEERRFNEAEVVAKQVAELKPGSPIAITMFHNARMQVRRLMNQEISDAKEDAFVTNMLDVERASIGIDPERNFALPDARVWEDLSRRRLANTGGDQRLSAREQEITRSLATDVNVKYRNRPLHEVLDELSAVTGVPIVMDSRSLSAVRVTPDTPVNLNLQKSIPLKSALSLILTNLELTYVVENDVLNITSLEAKRSKVYPKTYRVTDLVTPIPNFTSSYEDGLAGALRAAYQMSSPHSDVQIMPVSPTDLGRGMAASMSPSQMAPNMLGQFAPMGSQGGFGPGNPPTAAAGGRGGSSFADFGSLMTLIETTVVPDTWEALGGPSTMAPYPQNLSLVISTTSDVHDQITDLLTTLRRLQNLQITIEVRFITLSDTFFEQIGVDFDVQFDDNTNGLPQDDSGPGVTIGFNGPGGITSDLDVQFQNNNFGVTPPFSAPDAGAISTLGFAILSDIEAFFFLQAAQGDSRNNVMQAPKVTLFDGQFATISDVSQRPFVTSITPVVGDFAVAQQPVIVVLNEGTQLNVQGIVSDDKRFVRLTLVPFFSQIGDVDTFTFEGRRSTNTDSNTTRDTNGDGVIDENDETDSDTSSDIVEGTTVQLPTFAFTQVSTTVSVPDGGTILLGGIKRLAEGRSERGLPFLSKIPYISRLFRNVATGRDARSLMLMVTPRIIIQEEEEIAQTGFDPNR